Sequence from the Camelus bactrianus isolate YW-2024 breed Bactrian camel chromosome 21, ASM4877302v1, whole genome shotgun sequence genome:
CCTTCTGAGCCCTGGGGGCCCTGCCACGGCTGGGAGGAGGAAAGACCTTTGGTCTCACTGGCAGCTGCCTTTGCCCAGCTTGGAGCAGCTGTGGCCACTGCATCAGGTGGCCAGACGAGGAAGGTCTCTGGTGCAGACACTTGACTATCACCTTTGATGCGGGGAAAAAAACCCTTGGGAGCTACTCACAGTCTCTCTTTTTTAGCAGCATTTTTCTAGAAATCTTGGCCTTTGAGCTTCCCATTGGGAGGGATTAATCTTGGTGgcagagaggagtgaggaggGCGTCATTAATTGACTAGGAGCCGTCTCACACGTGGGTGACTTGGCTGATGCCAGCACCAGGAGTGAGTAGATTCAGGTGGGTCCTGATCAGGACAAGAGCCTGTGCCCCGCTGGGTCTCAGAAAGGCTGGCAGGAGCAGCATGCGCTGAAGCTTGGCTGGTTGAATTAGGAGACGATGCGATGCCCAGTGGACCCAACTGCCCTTGTCCCCATTTCCCGGCAGTTACACCTTTCCAGTTGTGGCCCTCGTCCCGCTGGGGCTGCTGTAAGGGCCTAGGCGACTCTGGGGTCTGCCGTCATGCCTTCCTGTTTGTGAATTGCGTCGTGCTTGAAGCAGAGCGTTTCCACCTCTGGACGTGTCCAGCCGGTAACCTCTCATTTGCTGCTCGAGAGGAGACTCCTGGGTGGATGAGGACCTGGATTCACTGACTCAGGAGGAGTTTTGTAGCTCTGAGCAAGTAGGAATCTGTGTTCCTGCCTTCCTCAGTCTAAAGGCCAAATTTAATTACGTGCATCTTTTGTTTTGGTGATtaaatatgtgtatacatgtatgtaatccgtttttaaaaatttttaggtTGTGGAGGCAACGTCATTAAGCTCGGGTACCAGAATAAAAGGCTTTGTTGCCTGTTTTGCTGCAGGAATTCTCTGCTCGCTGTTGGTAAGactaccctcccctcctctgtcttttcctcctgccttccttccttctctctttccattttcatCCACCTCCGTTTCTCGTTTGCTCTTCACTGAAATGCatgcaggagaggagagggaggtaggggaggcagaggggatgCTCGGGAGGGTGGGACAGGGGGACAGGTTCCTTTGTGTGCTCCTGGTTCCTCACGTGCAAACACCCTGTGCCGTGTCTTCCAGGGAACTTTCCTCCTCTGGGTGCCGAGGAAGGGACTGTACCTCTTCGCAGTGTTTTATACCTTTGGTAACATCGCATCTATTGGGAGGTAacggttttttttaatctaacttgAGCCAGTTATTAGATGGGAAAATGGATGTGGGTTGTGTTTGGAAGGTGGTGAAGGAGGATACTTCAGTAGCTTCAAGGATTTGGAGAAGAAAGAGGTAGTTAAAATACATCACTTCCATATCCTTTCacttcaacatatttttatatcttaGTTTATCTTTGAAACCCCAGGAGAAAGCAGGGACTGTCCTACCATTGTGACTTTATATGGCGCAGAGCGTAGGTTTGAACACTGCCTTCCCCATTGCTCGGTCTTACTGCTGTTCCTCACCGGTTGACCCACGTGCTCTGAGGATTCGAGGACAAGTGGGGTTTGGTTCCTGCTGTGATGGAACTCTGGTTGGCCAGGCAGACAGATGTATAAACCAATAACATAAGAGGATATGGAGAGAGTGGTGCCTCAGGGAGGGGCAGGTGACCTGACCTGACCTGACCTGGGGAGCCGGGAGGGCTTCCCGGAGCAGGTGATAACCTGAGCTGCTCTTAGCTCTGGCCTCTTATCACTGCTTATCTGAACGACTGCAGGGGTCCTCTCCTGggcttctctgcctccttttttTTGGCTCCTCTCTAGGCCATTTCCACAGAGCTGTGGCGCCATTCATTAACCCCCAGAGATGTTCCCCGGTCCCTCCGTGTGGGTGAAGTCCAAACCCCTCAGTGTGTGTACAGGACAGGCCCTTCGAGGTCTGGCTTTAGCCAGTCGTCCTCCCCAGCCAGGCTGCACTTGCGTTTCCCCAGACGTCTTTGTGCCTTTGCTTgggctgttttctctgcctggagtGCTGGCCTGTCTGCACCCCCATTTGGGGGGTACATGCTCATTTGTCAAGACCTGGCTCAGACGTCATCTCTTCTATGAAACTTCTCTTAATTACCTTTTCCCTCCAGAATCAATGACCTCCTTTATATGGGGACTGCACATcccatatgtatataaaatacatctaTATTATGTGACAGCACAGATAGCATTTCATTACTCTGACTTGTTACAAGTCCGTGACCCACTTGACAAGGGTTGTACCTCTGTCTTTCTTGTCCTTAACTGTCCCCAAACCTGGGTCTTTTTCTGGCTGGAAATGTTAACCAAATGACTGAGTGCATGACACTGGCCACCTTCTTAAAGCTTACTTTCTTGAGTCTTGTGATAGAATGCTGGCCTTTGGAGATGTCTTTCTTATCTAGCCTCTAAAGCTCTCTCGATTGCTAACTTTTAGGGAGTTTTGCTTTGGGCAGACAGCGTAGGTTACAATGTAGGGTCTCAACTGAGCATAACTAGTTGGGTGTGCTGGTTAGTTCCAAAGAACTATTTAGCAAATCCTAGTGGGACTGACCCTTGGCAGCATTGCCCAGGGAAATAGCAAAGGGAACGAATTGTTATTTCCAGGGTGTGTCCAGGGCATTGTGGCATTACCTgtaatcttttatatttttgtatgtttgctgcatttaatttttaaggcCAGCCTCGGCCAGTGCTTCTTGTTCAATTTAGGCTAAAGAGGGCACTCAGCTCGAACACTTGACCCGAGAGTGTAGCCTTGAATTCAGATGGAAACTTAATGGCACTTCAAAGAGAGGTAgacgtatttttaaaatttttatttttttgagcacTCAGCAGCTAATGTCATCTACTGGTTGGCTTGTATTAAACACTGACTGTCCCCTGCTACCCCTGGGGTGATGCCACACGGGGCATTTCCATCAGGAGTCGGGGAGCAAGACATACAGCTGGTCCTGGCATGTAATGCATCAGGCCTGAGTGTCTGCTTCATTTCTGTTACTCTTTCTCACTATCCACCTCTGGGTCCATTCCTCCAGGAGGCATACTGGGGCTGTCTTTCAGAGCTTTGGGATCTGGTAGATGTGGGCGTGCATGCCAGCTTTTTAAGtgcctagctgtgtgatcttggataagTAAATTAACCTTTCTGAGCATCATTTTCTCAGCTCTAAAATAAGTGTAGTAATAGCAGCGTTGTCGAGGGGATGAAATGAGGTCTTGTATGCGGTGTCTAGCATTTAGCAGATGTTCCGCAAACCACAGGTGGTGGTACTGTCATCAGAATTAGTCTCTGgagatttgaaagaaaatgaaatgctcTAACATAACCAACCTGAGCCTGTAAGAtgatgtggtttttcttttttcttgcctgagtcttttttgtttgtttgtctgtctccCTGGGTGGGTTGTTAAGGAGGCTGGGTAGTGCCTGGAGGAGGGGCTCCTCTAACCCAGTGGTCATGAACGTGGTTCCTGAGCCAGACCTACATGCGTCTGCAGCCTTGCTTTGCTGCTGTCTAGTTGGGTGGCCTTGGATCAGTAGCTAGGCCTTctggacttcagtttcttcatctgcaaaatcaTTATGATAACTATTACTATGATCGGCTTCATGAGTTGTTGGTAGATTAACTGAGAATAAGGCACAGAAAGCTCTTAAGCGCATTTCCTAGCCCAGtaaaaggtttttatttatttacttatttttgggggggagaggtaattagatttatttctttatgtgcttatttttaatggaggtaccggggattgaacccaggaccttgtgcatgccaagcacgcactctaccactgagctgtagtCTCCCCACTAGCCAGAGCTTTATAAGTGTCGGCTACTGTTACTGCTATTCTTGCCACAGGTGAGTTAGGGGAGGCGATGGGGAGTCTCTGGTCTGAGCGGCTTGTGTGTGTTTGCCTCTCAGCACTGTCTTCCTCATGGGACCCATGAAACAGCTGAAGCGAATGTTCGAGCCTACGCGTCTGATTGCAACCATCCTGGTGCTGGTAAGGTCTGCCTTTGGCTGGGATTTCTAAAggagtttttgttgctgttgtttggaatttttttcctcttaaacctGAAGACTTCTCCCCTTTTCCCATTCGTCTTGACTGACTACCCGATGCCTATAACCACGGTGGCAGAAGGGAGCATTCTTCATGCAATaatctttcctctcttcccctgacttGTGTTTCAGTTGGTGTTAAGTTACTGCCAGTTCTAAAGCACCTCCAGAGGTATTGCCTGTCAGATTAGCCAAACTCATGGTAATATGAGGTTCAGACACCCTCCTGGTGGTCGGTGAAACCACATACAAGCAGAGCTCAGAGGGAGTAACTCAAAGCACAGGGTTCTCTGTTGAGTGGGTGTCCAGGCTCCTAGGTTGGGCTCTGTCTCCCCTTACCGTTGTCCGACTTTGGAATCCTGTTTGTTTTCACCAGTTTTCCTGAAGTGAGTCTGGTCTCCTCATGGCCCCGCACCCCTGTTCCCTGTTCTCACAACCATGTCCTCAGTCTTGTCCTGTCCTTCTGTCCTATTAACCCAGAATGCCTCTCCCTACTTTGGACCATTTCCTTCCCCGTGACCATCACATCTTTGCAGACCACATTCTCTGGACTTCTGTTATAATTTTCAGTATTGCAATGTCCAGAACTTGatcagcatccttttatttttagtttcatttgtGTACATCTC
This genomic interval carries:
- the SFT2D2 gene encoding vesicle transport protein SFT2B, whose product is MDKLKKVLSGQDTEDRGGLSEVVEATSLSSGTRIKGFVACFAAGILCSLLGTFLLWVPRKGLYLFAVFYTFGNIASIGSTVFLMGPMKQLKRMFEPTRLIATILVLLCFALTLCSAFWWHNKGLALIFCILQSLALTWYSLSYIPFARDAVKKCFAVCLA